The Erigeron canadensis isolate Cc75 chromosome 4, C_canadensis_v1, whole genome shotgun sequence genome window below encodes:
- the LOC122595895 gene encoding uncharacterized protein LOC122595895 isoform X1 has product MVITLKIGVISKFCTFSDPSYRFEPITLCKFTNVSVNYCVVPKGCCSNGFHSSLVFWNRLYRDKVHQPLHQTTSKRMLCQQQDSVPSDDDEYRSSRNIATSLFRRYRNFIDRGGADNLKEFISAGVNAYALGCTDEGLRKELTNMKESGIEIEEMQTYGGGTSLKSKICYEEDITAKVSLPSNFEELQFSWPSFGLVLAVLVNECILWLSIIFITILCTPQPTIVRWSPTPPVSDEIKLQWKGFCAIIANAYYLRGMAWLPVKTLQMEQMAVVGHSEEPSVVASRMRLVFSTLEVVSPQWPRV; this is encoded by the exons ATGGTGATCACCCTAAAGATTGGAGTTATCAGCAAGTTCTGCACGTTTTCAGATCCTAGCTATAGGTTCGAGCCCATTACTCTCTGCAAGTTTACAAATGTTTCTGTAAACTATTGTGTCGTGCCAAAGGGATGTTGCAGTAATGGATTTCATAGCTCTTTAGTCTTTTGGAATCGCTTATACCGTGACAAAGTTCATCAACCATTGCACCAAACCACATCCAAGAGAATGCTA TGCCAGCAGCAAGACTCGGTTCCTTCGGATGACGATGAGTACCGATCATCCCGCAACATAGCAACCAGTCTGTTCAGGAGATACCGAAACTTCATTGACAGAGGAGGAGCTGACAATCTAAAA GAATTCATTAGTGCTGGGGTAAATGCATATGCTCTTGGGTGTACCGATGAGGGCTTACGAAAAGAACTTACTAATATGAAAGAATCTGGTATTGAAATAGAAGAAATGCAAACTTATGGAGGAGGTACCAGTCTAAAATCTAAGATTTGTTACGAGGAG GATATAACTGCAAAGGTAAGCCTCCCAAGTAATTTTGAAGAGCTTCAATTTTCATGGCCCTCTTTTGGTCTGGTTTTAGCAGTCTTG GTCAATGAGTGTATATTGTGGTTGAGTATTATCTTCATAACCATATTGTGTACTCCTCAACCTACCATAGTTCGGTGGTCTCCAACACCGCCTGTTTCAGATGAGATCAAACTTCAATGGAAAGGGTTTTGTGCAATCATAGCAAATGCTTACTATTTAAGAGGAATGGCATG GCTTCCCGTAAAAACACTTCAAATGGAGCAAATGGCAGTGGTGGGACATTCGGAAGAGCCATCAGTTGTTGCTAGTCGAATGAGATTAGTTTTTAGCACGCTTGAG GTTGTTAGTCCACAATGGCCACGAGTGTAG
- the LOC122595895 gene encoding uncharacterized protein LOC122595895 isoform X2 yields MVITLKIGVISKFCTFSDPSYRFEPITLCKFTNVSVNYCVVPKGCCSNGFHSSLVFWNRLYRDKVHQPLHQTTSKRMLCQQQDSVPSDDDEYRSSRNIATSLFRRYRNFIDRGGADNLKEFISAGVNAYALGCTDEGLRKELTNMKESGIEIEEMQTYGGGTSLKSKICYEEVNECILWLSIIFITILCTPQPTIVRWSPTPPVSDEIKLQWKGFCAIIANAYYLRGMAWLPVKTLQMEQMAVVGHSEEPSVVASRMRLVFSTLEVVSPQWPRV; encoded by the exons ATGGTGATCACCCTAAAGATTGGAGTTATCAGCAAGTTCTGCACGTTTTCAGATCCTAGCTATAGGTTCGAGCCCATTACTCTCTGCAAGTTTACAAATGTTTCTGTAAACTATTGTGTCGTGCCAAAGGGATGTTGCAGTAATGGATTTCATAGCTCTTTAGTCTTTTGGAATCGCTTATACCGTGACAAAGTTCATCAACCATTGCACCAAACCACATCCAAGAGAATGCTA TGCCAGCAGCAAGACTCGGTTCCTTCGGATGACGATGAGTACCGATCATCCCGCAACATAGCAACCAGTCTGTTCAGGAGATACCGAAACTTCATTGACAGAGGAGGAGCTGACAATCTAAAA GAATTCATTAGTGCTGGGGTAAATGCATATGCTCTTGGGTGTACCGATGAGGGCTTACGAAAAGAACTTACTAATATGAAAGAATCTGGTATTGAAATAGAAGAAATGCAAACTTATGGAGGAGGTACCAGTCTAAAATCTAAGATTTGTTACGAGGAG GTCAATGAGTGTATATTGTGGTTGAGTATTATCTTCATAACCATATTGTGTACTCCTCAACCTACCATAGTTCGGTGGTCTCCAACACCGCCTGTTTCAGATGAGATCAAACTTCAATGGAAAGGGTTTTGTGCAATCATAGCAAATGCTTACTATTTAAGAGGAATGGCATG GCTTCCCGTAAAAACACTTCAAATGGAGCAAATGGCAGTGGTGGGACATTCGGAAGAGCCATCAGTTGTTGCTAGTCGAATGAGATTAGTTTTTAGCACGCTTGAG GTTGTTAGTCCACAATGGCCACGAGTGTAG
- the LOC122595894 gene encoding dihydrolipoyllysine-residue succinyltransferase component of 2-oxoglutarate dehydrogenase complex 1, mitochondrial-like — MMWAILRRKAAYSTSSNFLLNYGMTQSFERARPALTGSMSQSYVGAISAPEAPALGRTAKLVRHIHQGVPAYSCSSRSVVSSLKTEFPTQMWSRSFSSDSGDLVDAVVPFMGESISDGTLAAFLKKPGDRVEIDEPIAQIETDKVTIDVASPEAGIIQEFVAKEGDTVEPGTRIAIISKSGEGVTTHVAPSDAPTQAAPEVAPVKVDKPLPKPEIQTAKEAPKVSSPPAPKPSATEPQLPPKDRERRVPMTRLRKRVATRLKDSQNTFALLTTFNEVDMTNLMKLRSEYKDAFLEKHGVKLGLMSGFVKAAVSGLQNQPIINAVIDGDDIIYRDYIDISIAVGTSKGLVVPVIRDAEKMNFAEIEKSINALAKKANTGSLSIDEMAGGSFTISNGGVYGSLLSTPIINPPQSAILGMHSIVNKPMVVGGEIVARPMMYVALTYDHRLIDGREAVFFLRRIKDVVEDPRRLLLDI; from the exons ATGATGTGGGCAATTCTTAGGCGAAAAGCCGCTTATTCAACCTCATCTAATTTCCTACTCAattat GGCATGACACAATCTTTTGAGAGGGCTCGGCCTGCATTGACAGGTTCCATGTCTCAAAGTTATGTAGGTGCGATATCGGCACCTGAG GCACCAGCTCTTGGAAGAACTGCTAAATTAGTACGACATATTCACCAAG GTGTTCCAGCTTATTCATGTTCATCAAG GAGTGTTGTATCATCACTTAAAACAGAGTTTCCAACTCAGATGTGGAGTCGATCTTTTTCTTCAGACAGTG GTGATTTGGTTGATGCTGTTGTACCTTTTATGGGTGAATCCATTAGTGATGGCACTCTGGCAGCCTTTTTAAAAA AACCCGGCGATCGTGTTGAGATCGACGAGCCAATCGCCCAAATTGAAACCGACAAG GTAACAATTGATGTTGCCAGTCCTGAAGCTGGTATTATCCAAGAG TTTGTTGCCAAAGAAGGAGACACTGTGGAGCCAGGTACAAGAATTGCCATTATATCAAAGTCTGGTGAAGGTGTGACAACTCATGTAGCTCCATCTGATGCACCTACTCAGGCTGCGCCTGAGGTGGCTCCTGTAAAAGTGGACAAACCACTGCCTAAACCAGAAATCCAAACTGCAAAAGAGGCACCTAAAGTATCTTCTCCACCAGCTCCTAAACCATCTGCCACAGAACCTCAGTTGCCCCCTAAAGATAGGGAAAGAAGA GTCCCAATGACAAGACTCAGGAAGCGTGTTGCCACACGTTTGAAAGATTCCCAAAATACTTTTGCATTGTTGACTACGTTCAATGAAGTTGATAT GACAAACCTCATGAAACTTCGATCTGAATATAAAGATGCTTTCCTAGAAAAACATGGTGTGAAGTTGGGACTCATGTCTGGATTTGTGAAA GCTGCTGTAAGTGGACTCCAGAACCAACCGATCATTAATGCCGTCATTGATGGAGATGACATCATATATAGAGATTATATTGATATCAGTATTGCTGTTGGCACTTCTAAG GGTCTCGTGGTTCCTGTTATCCGTGATGCCGAGAAAATGAATTTTGCTGAAATAGAGAAATCGATCAATGCTCTTGCTAAAAAGGCCAACACTGGATCCTTGTCAATTGATGAAATGGCTGGAGGTTCATTCACAATCTCTAATGGTGGTGTGTATGGAAGCCTTTTAAGTACTCCTATTATAAACCCTCCACAG TCTGCTATTCTGGGCATGCACTCAATTGTCAACAAACCAATGGTGGTCGGGGGTGAAATTGTGGCCAGGCCTATGATGTACGTTGCATTGACCTATGACCATAGGTTGATTGATGGCAGAGAGGCCGTGTTCTTCCTGAGGCGTATCAAGGATGTTGTTGAGGATCCAAGAAGATTGCTACTTGATATATAA